The DNA sequence CCCCGATGAAGTTCAGCGCAAACATCGTGACACTTATCGCGATAGCCGGGAACAGCATTTGATAGGGCTGGGTAAACAAGGTAGGGACCGCATCATTGACGAGAGTGCCCCAGCTCGCCATCGGTACCTGAATGCCAATTCCTAAAAAGCTGAGGAACGCCTCCGTGAAAATCGCCGAAGGAACCAGGAAAGTGACCGTCACGATAATCGGACCCATACTATTCGGGATGAGATGCTTAAACAAAATCCGCATGTTGGACGACCCTGTGGCTCTCGCCGCCAGCACGTACTCCTGGTGTTTGAGTGAAATGACCTGCGAACGTACCATTCGCGCGGTTCCGATCCAGTAGGTCAACGACATGGCGATCAATATGCTTTCGATCGTATTCCCCAAAAACATCATTAAAAGGATAATGTAGAGCAATTCTGGAACGCCGATCATGATATCGACTATACGCATCATCACCATGTCTACTTTGCCGCCGAAGTACCCGGATATTCCACCGTAAATGACGCCGATCACCAGATTGATGGCTGCTACCGCGACACCGATCGTCAAGCTGATCCTCGCCCCGTACATAGCGCGGACGAAAATATCGCGCCCGAATTTGTCTGTACCAAACCAGTGCTCTCCCGAAGGGCCCTGATTTTGGTTGGCGATGTCCTGTCCATCGTATGTGTACTGCGAAAATATCGGCCCCAGTATGGCGGCGATGGCAATGACCAAGATGATGAACAATCCGATCATCGCCAGTGGATCTTTGCGAAACCGGCTCCATGCATCCTGCCAATACGACTTGCTCGGTCGGGCTATCGCTTCACTCTGCCTCGTGGAATCCTCCAGCCTGACAAAGTCCTCATCAGGGAGATTCGCCCATGCCGGGTCCATGTCGGATAAAGAAACAGCCCCGTCGTTCCTTTTCGCTGCATAATTCATCCTGGCTTCACCTACTCTTCAATTTTTACCCGCCGGTCGATAATGGCGTAAAGAATGTCTACGATAAAGTTTGCTATGATGATGAACAGCCCGAGAAAGACGGTCAGCCCCAGGATGACGGAATAATCGCGATCGCTAATCCCCGTCACGAAATCCCTGCCGATGCCCGGAATGGAGAATACCCTCTCCACGATGAAGCTTCCGGTCAAGAGCGCAGCCACGAGAGGCCCCAAATAAGTAACGATCGGTATGATGGCATTTTTGAGTGCGTGCTTGAAAATGACACGATATTCGGGAACCCCTTTGGCTCTGGCCGTCAGGATGTAGTCCTGGCGCATCACTTCCAGCATGCTGGACCTCATGAGTCGGGCGATGTAGGCGATCGGGCCAAAAGCGAGGCCAATGACAGGAAGAATATAATGCTTCCAACTGGAGAGCCCGTATGTAGGCAGCAGCTTGAGAACGACAGCGAACAAAAACAGCATGAGAACGGTCATGACGAAGTTCGGAATGGAAATACCGATGGTGGCTACGATCATCGAAGCCCAATCCGCCCACTTCCCTCTTTTAATAGCAGAAGTGATGCCGAGCAGCATGCCGATAATGAGCGCGATGATGATGGCGATCAGCCCGACTTTTGCGGAGACGGGGAACCCTCGTGAGATCAGCTCATTAACCGTGACGTCCGATTGCTTGAAGGAGAAGCCGAGATCTCCTTGCAAAATACTTTTCAAGTAGTTCACGTACTGAACACTCAGCGGTTCATTCAAACCAAATTTTTCCTCCATCTTCTCCATGACGCTCTTGGGTACTTTCCTCTCCTCAGCTGGACTGAAAGGGCCGCCTGGTACAGCGTGCATCAGGAAAAAGGTGATAGTGACGAGGACAAACATCGTAAGAATACTCGCAAAGAAACGTTTGACGATATAACCAGCCATCTCGAACCGAACCTCCTTTTACGCGTTTACGAATTGTTCCTGACTTTTACTTCCTGAGCCAACCGTTGCAGATCAATTCGGTAAATGGGTCGCGGTCTGCCTCTTTGGCTCATTGATTCGCTGCCGATGGCTTCAGCAATTCCCTTTTCCTTCATTTTTTGAACCATTCGGGCTGCATTTCGCTCCCCCGTATTCATGCCGACACTGATTTCCCGCGTCGTCACTTCATTCTTTTGTATGAGCTGCAGCCATGAAAACAGCTTGCGCATGGAAGTGGAGACGAAATCCCCCCGTTGCTCGTCAATGAGGGAGTAATCCAGCGTATTTCGCGTCCCGAGCGGACCGAGCACTTTCATTTGATCATCGATGAGATACGCGCTGTTGCCTGAATTACGAATAGCAAAGTCGACGGCTCGGTTGGCGTTGTACAAAGCTCGTTCTACCGTTTCCCCCATCCCGATGCCCAGGTTGATCGTTCCCAGCTCCCCGCTCCCATTTTTCAGGATCGGAAAGCTCTTGAAGTCCTTGGTCACTTTCTCCACGATCCCACGAGTGGTGTACAGCGTGTACTCGCCAGGGTCTGCACTTGTCGTGGAGGCGAACAATCGCTTGCTGAAATCGGTAATTTTCTTTTGAAATCGCTCGAGGGTACCTTTCTCTTTTTCCCGACCCTGCTTACCATCCACCGCTGGTTCAATCTTGAATTGCAGAACCGTCACTTGCGCCAGCTGTTTCTTTTGCTCCTTCACCATCCACAGTGCCTTGTCGATCGTATCGCGGATGAGCTGCTTCGTGCTCTTAATGAAGAAGACAGGAAGGTGATTGGCCTTCAGCCGCTGGTAGACGGAATGAATGCTGGTCGCGACGACCTGGGCTTTTCCCTCTTGCCACAAAGCCATATGATGCTCGTACAGCTCCTCAGAGTTTTGGAAGCCGTCCATGTTCTTGTAGTACCAGTTGGCATTAGGTGCTTCGATTTCATCAAAGGCTTCATGCAAATTCTTTACTGGCACACCATCAAAGCTAATGATGGGAAAGAAATGATAATGGCGATAAATTTGCAAAATTACTTTGTACAGCTCGGCTCCGTCAAAAGGAATGAACACGGAGCACGCGTGAGTGGGGATCAGGTCTTGTGTGATCAGAAACGGTACGTCTCCGCTGAAAAAGTAAACGTCGAATACCTCCATGGTTTCTTGGAACAAATCTCGCACATGTTTCTCCGAATCGTAGATGAGCTTGGTCGGTTCGATATACGGAAATTCCTCCAATACTTCACAGATGTCATCAACTAAAAGCTTGGGTCCAATGACTGCGAATGACAAATGCAACAAATCACCTTCTACTTGTCTTTAATTAGTCTGTTATTCGTAAAAAACTAGAGAAAAGGTAAAAAAACCCAGTAAATAAGACTAAATTTCCAATCAAACACATTAAAATTGTTCTCTAATATGTCTGTAATTCAACTTAAATTAATGTTATGCACAAAACTCTAAATTGTCAATCTATAATAAATATTCTGTATAAAATTGCGTCAGCTTTTCTTACATGACATATCCACGTCCGAAATAACTATCTCTCTTCTATATATAAAAAGCCGTCCTCCCTCCGAAAATGATCAGGATAAGAGAACGGCCATACAGCTTAGCGCCCTGCTTGCAATTGATTATTCCTTGTTTTTGATCGCCTGTTCTGGCAGTAACCGATCGATGGAAAACACGTTCGCCAATCGCAACGGAGTAAAGCTGGAGGCAAAGCCGAAGCAGAGCTCCGCTTTTTGTGGGTGCTTAGGATCAGGAATGCGAACCGCCATCCCCTCTGGCTCACGGAAGCTCATGTCATCTCCCGCTGTAATCAGTTGTTTGTCTACCACTTCACCTGTGTTCAGGTTGACTGCCGTGATGTACGTGCTGCCCGTCGGTTCCACAGAGCCACTTGTTCCGTAAGCGCTACCTTCCAGCAAGTACAAGTAGCCGCCATAAGATGCAAACCCTTGAAAAGTCCCTACACTAGGCTGTGGCACATCCGCAATCGGAGTATATTGCTTGCGCTTTACCTTATCCAGCTCGAATACACCGAAGTGAAAAGCACCGTCCTGGCGATAACGCATCGTCAGCAGTCCGTTTGCCTGATCGATATTCACGGTGGTTCGATCCACGCCCTCGATCAGTTGATGCTTTTCCAGTTCATCGGAGTCAGGTGTCAAAATCTTTCCGTTTTCAAAAGGAAATCTCGCGAGCTGTGTTCCCCACCCGCTGCTGCCTTCGGTGACGGAATCGGTCTCTATCCATAAATAGGTCGTATCCCCTACTGCTTCTACACCCATTTGGACGCCATGACCGAATCCTTTCAAGAACATGTAGCCCAGCTTATTTCCTTCCAGATCCAGCTGAGTTAACGTCATGTCCCCGTTTTTATCGCGCTGCGCTCCTGTGACGGGGCCGTTTTCTCCCGGTAGCTGCTGACCTCCTGCCATCAATTGCAGCACGTACATTTTCTTGTTCACGTCATCGACGGCAAAGGATTGCATGACCGTCCCATTGTGCAATTCTGTATTCCGAACCAGCTGCGTCGCGGGCTCGGAAAGATCAAACACTTTGGACTTTAACGGCGATTTTTCCGCATGTACGTTTGGTACCGCAGACACAAGTAAACCTACAACCGCCAGACCCGTCACAAGCTTTGCTACTCGATTTCTATGGACCAGTGTGTGTAATAGCTGCTTGCTCTTCTCGGTAAAGAGATTCATCCTACTACCTCCTGATTTTCATTCCGTGGTTACTCGTTCTGCTTTTGCTTGATTCGCTTGAGCTCTTTCATGACGAGTCCTCCGCGCCCGAACACATCATGCAGCCGGATGTACTGGCGATAGAGGTCATCGTAAACAGCTTTGTGTTCGGGTATGGGACGGAAGATTTCCTCTCTTACCCTCGCCATACGGACAGCGGCAGTTGCGAGATCCGGGTAGCCGCCACGCTCAGGGCCTGCTGCTACTGCGCCA is a window from the Brevibacillus choshinensis genome containing:
- a CDS encoding ABC transporter permease translates to MAGYIVKRFFASILTMFVLVTITFFLMHAVPGGPFSPAEERKVPKSVMEKMEEKFGLNEPLSVQYVNYLKSILQGDLGFSFKQSDVTVNELISRGFPVSAKVGLIAIIIALIIGMLLGITSAIKRGKWADWASMIVATIGISIPNFVMTVLMLFLFAVVLKLLPTYGLSSWKHYILPVIGLAFGPIAYIARLMRSSMLEVMRQDYILTARAKGVPEYRVIFKHALKNAIIPIVTYLGPLVAALLTGSFIVERVFSIPGIGRDFVTGISDRDYSVILGLTVFLGLFIIIANFIVDILYAIIDRRVKIEE
- a CDS encoding phage baseplate protein — translated: MNLFTEKSKQLLHTLVHRNRVAKLVTGLAVVGLLVSAVPNVHAEKSPLKSKVFDLSEPATQLVRNTELHNGTVMQSFAVDDVNKKMYVLQLMAGGQQLPGENGPVTGAQRDKNGDMTLTQLDLEGNKLGYMFLKGFGHGVQMGVEAVGDTTYLWIETDSVTEGSSGWGTQLARFPFENGKILTPDSDELEKHQLIEGVDRTTVNIDQANGLLTMRYRQDGAFHFGVFELDKVKRKQYTPIADVPQPSVGTFQGFASYGGYLYLLEGSAYGTSGSVEPTGSTYITAVNLNTGEVVDKQLITAGDDMSFREPEGMAVRIPDPKHPQKAELCFGFASSFTPLRLANVFSIDRLLPEQAIKNKE
- a CDS encoding ABC transporter permease codes for the protein MNYAAKRNDGAVSLSDMDPAWANLPDEDFVRLEDSTRQSEAIARPSKSYWQDAWSRFRKDPLAMIGLFIILVIAIAAILGPIFSQYTYDGQDIANQNQGPSGEHWFGTDKFGRDIFVRAMYGARISLTIGVAVAAINLVIGVIYGGISGYFGGKVDMVMMRIVDIMIGVPELLYIILLMMFLGNTIESILIAMSLTYWIGTARMVRSQVISLKHQEYVLAARATGSSNMRILFKHLIPNSMGPIIVTVTFLVPSAIFTEAFLSFLGIGIQVPMASWGTLVNDAVPTLFTQPYQMLFPAIAISVTMFALNFIGDGLRDALDPRLKK